CGAGGTGATGGAAAATGGAAGAGAAGATGTTCACCCGAGGCGGCATGGACCGCCTCCAGGCGCGGACCGACCGGGAAAACTTCCCGTATCCCCGCGGCGACGGGAAGGTCAAACTTGTGAATGCAGCCTGGCTGGCCAACCACCTGCACGATGACAACCTGACGATCGTCGACGTCCAGCCGAACATTCACGACTACATCCAGGAACATATCCCGGGTGCCGTTTACCTGACCGAGGGGGTCCTGCGGGTATCCAACCGCGGCTTCCCGGGGTCTTACAGCCCGAACGCCTGCCTGCAGGAGTCGTTCCGGCGTGCGGGTATCGAGGCCGACTCCCCGGTCGTCGTCTACACCGGAAAAGGCACGTTTTCCAGCGCGGGCGACGGGCTCGGGCAGACGATGATGGCCTACACCCTGGCGAAATACGGCCACAATCGCGTATACCTCCTCGACGGCGGGATAGACACGTGGAAGAGCGAGGGAGGCGAACTCTCGCAGGACTACCCCGCCGTCGAGCCGTCCAGCTTCACCGCCGAGGTTCGCGATGACTATCCCATCGGGTACGAGGAGTTCCGGCAGATCAAGGACAACGACGATGTGGTCGTGCTCGATGCACGCCCGGCAAAGGTGTACGAAGGAAAAGGACCCTGGAGGAAGGCCGGGCATATCCCGGGTGCCGTCAATCTGCCCTGGAAGAGCCTGATGGACGAGGGCAACCCGGCGCTGCTCAAATCGAACGACGAACTCGACATGATCCTGGAAGAGCACGGCGTCGACCGGAGCAAGACCGTCATCTGCTCGTGCGGGACCGGCCGGGAGGCCACGAACGAGTTTGTCCTCTTGAAGTGGTTCTACCTCTACCCCAACGTTCGGATCTACGAGGGATCGTTCACCGAATGGGTTACGCATCCTGATAACCCGGTCGTAGAAGGGCCCGAGCCCCGAGAAGCGAGAGCTGAGGCGGCTCCTGCACGGTAATCCGTAAATGCCCGGGCAACCGGCCAAAACCTTTATTTCCTACTTTTTCAAAACAGAAATTATTAAATATCACTGTGAACTAAATAGCCCTAGAGAGATTTGGATCCGCACAAGACACTTCCCCCCTTGACGTCGTCTTTTCGTGCATCCTCTTCTCTCTAAATGCGATGGTCCGAAGGACCGGAGCACGAGAAAACGCGAAGCGTTTTCGACGTGCGAGCTCAAGCATCGCAGGTGCAGAACCACATTTCTTCCGCAACTCCTGACGACAGGTATGTCCCCGTGATACAGGGTCACGCTCACCCCGTTCCCTGCTGTCCGGCAACATGACGGTCCTCCCCTGCCCCCGATCGGGAGGAACGGCACCGGATCGTCTTTCCTGCGTATCCGGGAAAAGTTAAATTCATCTGCCGCCATGACATTGCCTGTGGACAGCATTGTTGTCGGGGTCACGCCCGCGGGCGGTGAACATACCATCGATAGCGGGATGCGACCTGCCGTGCGGATCATCTCCATCACGGACTGCCCGCACTGCCGCGCAAACGAGCCCCGCTTCCATGCTCGTCGAATACGGGATCGACCGGTAGACCGGAGAGTATCCGGCCGGAGATCCCCTCTCTCCGGAAGTATGCTGAACGGCGGAGCCGTCATCGGCCAGGCGGACTCATGAAGAAGATCGTTGTACACGTGCGGGAAGACGGGCATCAACAAATAGAGGGCGCTCTCGAAGGCCTCCATTACACGATATCACTCGTGCAGGACGTCTACGAGATCATCGTATATACGCCGGACGAGAACCTCGACGACCTGATCGAGAAGATCCAGGGCGTGCTGGACCTGCGGTACAACGAGAACATGATCGAGGTATCGACACCGGAGTTCGTCATCTCGTCGCTCCTGAAACGTGCCGAGAAGAAGGTCGAGAAAAAGGAAGAGAAGACGCCGGTCGAGAAACTGCTTGACACTGTTAAGGATTATGGGACCCTGGATCTCGAAAAACTGTCGTTGACGTCCATCGCCGGACTGGTGGCCCTCTCCGGCCTGCTCCTCGACAACCAGACGATCATCATCGGGGCGATGCTCCTCTCCCCGATCATGGGCCCGATCTACGGGTTCGCCGTCTATGCCGCTCTCGGCAGGATCGAGAACGCCCTGCGTTGCCTCGGCGTGCTGGCGGCACTGCTCCTGGGCGTCTTCTTCCTCTCCGCAATCGCCACCTTCCTCATCAATATCGCCATACCGCTCACATTGACCGAGGAGATCACCACGCGCCTCGTGGTGAACCCCATCTACACGATAATGGCGGTGCTCCTCGGATTCGCGGCGGTGGTGGCGTTCAACCGGGGCACTTCGGAGGTGATCGCCGGCGTCGCCATCGCTGCCGCCATCATCCCGCCGACGGTGGTGACCGGCCTTGTTCTGGTGCTCCAGCCCATGAGCCTGATCACCACTACGCTGCTCGTGGCCGGGCAGGTCGTCGGGCTGATAGCGGGGGCGCTCGTCGCCGTGACCGTGCTGAAGGTCAAGCCCCGGGATACCCGCGACCAGAATATCGCAAAGCGATACGTGACATGGTCGGTCGCACTGATCGTGCTGCTGATCGCCCTGCTTCTCTGGATCTCGTGGCTCATGTGGAGTTAGCGGTCTGTGCCGTATCACTTCACTTCTACCCGCTCACCGGTGACCATGTAGCAGACCTGCCCGGCGATATCGCAGGCGTGATCGGCACAGCGTTCCAGGTAGCGTGCGATCATCACGTAGTCGATGCACCGGGGGATGTTGCGCGGGTCCTCCATCATGTACGTAAGGCCCTCACGGAAGATGGTGTACCTGAGGTTGTCCACGACATCGTCCCGGTGCGACATACCCGCAATAGGCTCGATCTCCTCGATCCGGTAGGCTTTGAGGGCGTCGTCGATCATGGCGCAGACCAGGTCGGCCATGTGCGGCAGGCTCACCAGGTTTCCGGCATGCGGTTCCCCGGAGAGCTCTTCCGCAAGTTGCGCGATGTCCTTCCCGTACCGGCCGATGCGGTAGAGCGCGAAGTTCATCCGGAGCGCGCAGACGATGGAACGGAGATCGCGTGCCATGGGCTGGTAGAGCGCGATGAGGCGGAGCGCCGCCTCTTCGATAGCATGGCTCCGGTCGGCGAGCTCCGTCCTCCGGGCATACACCTGCCCGGCAAGCCGGGGATCCCGGTTCTGGAGGGCGATCATCGAGTCGGAGAGCATGCCGGAGGCGAACGCCCCCTGCTCCCGGACCAGGTCCTTGAGGCCTTTGAGTTCCTGGTGAAATTTGTCCGTCATGGATATCCTACCCGAAACGTCCCGTCACGTAGTTGTTGGTCAACTCTTCCTGCGGGTTCTCGAAGATCCGGGCGGTCGGCCCGAACTCGACCAGCCGCCCGAGGTACATGAACCCCGTGTAGTCGCTGACCCGGGCTGCCTGCTGCATGTTGTGGGTCACGATGACGACCGTGTAACCCTCTTTGAGGTCGTCGATGAGGTTCTCGATCTTCGAGGTGGCGATGGGGTCGAGCGCGGAGCAGGGTTCGTCCATGAGGATGACCTCGGGCTCGACCGCAAGCGTCCTTGCGATGCAGAGGCGTTGCTGCTGCCCTCCCGAAAGCCCCATCGCGGAGTCGTCGAGCCGGTCCGCCACCTCGTCCCAGAGCGCCGCCTTCTTCAGGCTCTCCTGCACGATCGCGTCCAGCCTCTCACGGCTGCGGACTCCATGAACGCGGGGGCCGTAGGCGACGTTGTCGTAGATGGACGAGGGGAACGGGTTCGGCTTCTGGAAGACCATCCCGATTCGTTTCCGCAAGGCCACGATATCGCAGTCCGGGCCGCGAATATCCCCGTCCTCAAAGAGGATTCTGCCCTCGATCCTGACGTCCTCGACGAGG
This portion of the Methanoculleus oceani genome encodes:
- a CDS encoding TIGR00341 family protein, producing MKKIVVHVREDGHQQIEGALEGLHYTISLVQDVYEIIVYTPDENLDDLIEKIQGVLDLRYNENMIEVSTPEFVISSLLKRAEKKVEKKEEKTPVEKLLDTVKDYGTLDLEKLSLTSIAGLVALSGLLLDNQTIIIGAMLLSPIMGPIYGFAVYAALGRIENALRCLGVLAALLLGVFFLSAIATFLINIAIPLTLTEEITTRLVVNPIYTIMAVLLGFAAVVAFNRGTSEVIAGVAIAAAIIPPTVVTGLVLVLQPMSLITTTLLVAGQVVGLIAGALVAVTVLKVKPRDTRDQNIAKRYVTWSVALIVLLIALLLWISWLMWS
- the phoU gene encoding phosphate signaling complex protein PhoU, whose amino-acid sequence is MTDKFHQELKGLKDLVREQGAFASGMLSDSMIALQNRDPRLAGQVYARRTELADRSHAIEEAALRLIALYQPMARDLRSIVCALRMNFALYRIGRYGKDIAQLAEELSGEPHAGNLVSLPHMADLVCAMIDDALKAYRIEEIEPIAGMSHRDDVVDNLRYTIFREGLTYMMEDPRNIPRCIDYVMIARYLERCADHACDIAGQVCYMVTGERVEVK
- a CDS encoding sulfurtransferase, whose amino-acid sequence is MEEKMFTRGGMDRLQARTDRENFPYPRGDGKVKLVNAAWLANHLHDDNLTIVDVQPNIHDYIQEHIPGAVYLTEGVLRVSNRGFPGSYSPNACLQESFRRAGIEADSPVVVYTGKGTFSSAGDGLGQTMMAYTLAKYGHNRVYLLDGGIDTWKSEGGELSQDYPAVEPSSFTAEVRDDYPIGYEEFRQIKDNDDVVVLDARPAKVYEGKGPWRKAGHIPGAVNLPWKSLMDEGNPALLKSNDELDMILEEHGVDRSKTVICSCGTGREATNEFVLLKWFYLYPNVRIYEGSFTEWVTHPDNPVVEGPEPREARAEAAPAR
- the pstB gene encoding phosphate ABC transporter ATP-binding protein PstB; its protein translation is MQKNGSILTAEHLNLYYGDKQALSDVSISIPPNRVTALIGPSGCGKSTLLRCFNRLNDLVEDVRIEGRILFEDGDIRGPDCDIVALRKRIGMVFQKPNPFPSSIYDNVAYGPRVHGVRSRERLDAIVQESLKKAALWDEVADRLDDSAMGLSGGQQQRLCIARTLAVEPEVILMDEPCSALDPIATSKIENLIDDLKEGYTVVIVTHNMQQAARVSDYTGFMYLGRLVEFGPTARIFENPQEELTNNYVTGRFG